A genomic segment from Lutibacter sp. A80 encodes:
- a CDS encoding PAS domain-containing sensor histidine kinase — MLLELVLSSLNESNESTILNKSIPLYLRKLNCFSAGVLKKQDLHFKEILIIPYVYKNSKDWEYVKSYFSNKQKSNYEPCLQLEHNNAVYYAYNLTNYGILILGRKKPFSINLINELNPIVNNLGIKLTQAYEHKQQQIVEKSLIESEQCLRTLLKTTAASILIFHNKRIIYANNSAEQFTGYDFMELVNLDISNLLHPDFKLFYENINTSELKEDKTLSSEVKILKKNHTEKWVNVNINQIKWLGLDAIIISAFDITQLKQTEQDLINAKEEAEKSERLKTAFLANISHEIRTPMSGILGFTELLKTPHLTNEKKEKYISIIEKSGDRMLNLINNIIDISKIEARLMSIKYSEVDVNEQLNNLFNFFNLEATNKGLKFKLNKTLANSPVIIKTDYEKFYAVLTNLIKNSIKYTDTGSIEVGYTIKKETNFIEFYIKDTGIGVPLSRQKAIFERFIQADIDDINATQGAGLGLSISKAFIEMLGGKIWIKSTKNEGSTFYFTLPFNT, encoded by the coding sequence ATGCTACTAGAACTTGTTTTAAGTTCTTTAAACGAAAGTAATGAGTCTACAATTTTAAACAAAAGTATCCCTCTATACCTTCGAAAATTAAATTGTTTTTCAGCAGGAGTTCTAAAGAAACAAGATTTACATTTTAAAGAAATCTTGATTATCCCTTATGTTTATAAAAACTCTAAAGATTGGGAATATGTTAAGTCTTATTTTTCAAATAAACAAAAGTCTAATTACGAACCTTGTTTGCAATTAGAACATAATAACGCTGTTTATTATGCATATAATTTAACAAATTATGGAATTTTAATTTTAGGAAGAAAAAAACCTTTTAGCATTAATCTTATAAACGAATTAAATCCCATTGTAAATAATTTAGGTATAAAACTAACACAAGCATACGAACATAAACAACAACAAATAGTAGAAAAATCGTTAATAGAAAGTGAGCAATGCCTTCGTACTTTATTAAAAACAACTGCGGCTAGTATTCTTATTTTTCATAACAAACGCATTATTTATGCCAATAATTCTGCCGAACAATTTACTGGTTATGATTTTATGGAACTTGTTAACTTAGATATTTCTAACTTATTACATCCAGATTTTAAATTGTTTTATGAAAATATAAATACATCTGAACTAAAAGAAGATAAAACACTAAGTTCTGAAGTTAAAATATTAAAAAAAAACCATACTGAAAAATGGGTAAACGTTAATATTAATCAGATAAAATGGTTAGGATTAGATGCAATTATAATTTCTGCATTTGACATTACACAGCTAAAACAAACAGAACAAGACTTAATAAATGCAAAAGAAGAAGCCGAAAAAAGTGAACGTTTAAAAACAGCATTCCTTGCAAATATTAGTCACGAAATTAGAACTCCAATGAGTGGTATTCTTGGTTTTACGGAATTACTAAAAACACCACATCTTACAAACGAAAAAAAAGAGAAATATATTAGTATTATTGAAAAAAGCGGAGATCGTATGCTTAATTTAATAAATAATATTATTGATATTTCTAAAATCGAAGCTCGTTTAATGTCTATAAAATATTCTGAAGTAGACGTTAATGAACAATTAAACAATCTTTTTAACTTTTTTAATCTCGAAGCTACTAATAAGGGGCTTAAATTTAAACTCAATAAAACTTTAGCTAATTCACCAGTTATAATTAAAACCGATTATGAAAAATTTTATGCTGTTCTAACCAATTTAATAAAGAATTCAATAAAATACACCGATACAGGATCGATAGAAGTTGGTTACACCATAAAAAAAGAAACTAATTTTATTGAGTTTTACATTAAAGATACAGGAATTGGTGTTCCTTTAAGTAGACAAAAAGCAATTTTCGAACGCTTTATACAAGCAGATATTGATGATATAAATGCAACTCAAGGTGCTGGTTTAGGGCTCTCTATAAGCAAAGCTTTTATAGAAATGTTAGGAGGTAAAATTTGGATTAAAAGCACTAAAAATGAAGGTTCTACATTTTATTTCACACTTCCGTTTAACACCTAA
- a CDS encoding FIST signal transduction protein: MNDIYFPSKNITSLKHYLIKLDNDENVKSVLFFMADKEHFSEQELTPVLKNIKKPIIGGIFPELIFKSTRKITGVLLIPLEFELNTQVIDLVTPTETIINQLEITQKNSIAPSSSLFVFYDAFSENKSSFIEVLFNFFGINPIYIGGGAGSLDFNSFPCIITNSGFHQNKAIIGWTNIKIAIGAAHGWESISFPLKVTKTDKNEIIDINWKPAFEIYKEIVELHSKKTFKANNFFTIAKSYPLGISKIDAEKVVRDPYKTVSNKLFLVDKIQEGEYIEIMNGDRKTMLESAKNATDKAFSISNKKEINTIFCIDCITRALYLDEDFKMELDTIGQKAKISGILSIGEIANTGESVLEIYNKTIAVAIW, encoded by the coding sequence ATGAATGATATATATTTCCCCTCTAAGAATATTACGTCATTAAAACATTATTTAATCAAGCTTGATAATGATGAAAATGTAAAATCTGTATTATTTTTTATGGCAGATAAAGAGCATTTTAGTGAACAAGAACTCACCCCTGTTCTTAAAAATATTAAAAAACCAATTATTGGTGGTATATTCCCTGAACTGATTTTTAAAAGCACAAGAAAAATAACTGGAGTTTTATTAATTCCCTTAGAATTTGAGTTAAACACGCAAGTTATCGATTTAGTTACTCCAACTGAAACTATTATAAATCAATTAGAAATAACTCAAAAAAATTCTATAGCGCCTTCAAGTTCTTTATTTGTATTTTATGATGCTTTTAGTGAAAATAAAAGTTCTTTTATTGAGGTTTTATTTAATTTTTTTGGAATAAACCCAATTTACATTGGAGGCGGAGCTGGCTCATTAGATTTTAATTCATTTCCTTGTATTATAACAAATAGCGGTTTTCATCAAAATAAAGCTATAATTGGTTGGACAAATATTAAAATAGCCATTGGAGCTGCACACGGTTGGGAATCTATTTCATTTCCTTTAAAGGTTACCAAAACGGATAAAAATGAAATTATTGATATAAATTGGAAGCCTGCTTTTGAAATATATAAAGAGATTGTTGAACTGCATTCAAAAAAAACATTTAAAGCTAATAATTTTTTCACTATTGCTAAATCATATCCTTTAGGAATCTCAAAAATTGATGCTGAAAAAGTTGTTAGAGATCCCTATAAAACTGTTAGTAATAAACTTTTTTTAGTTGATAAAATTCAAGAAGGTGAATATATTGAAATAATGAATGGTGATAGAAAAACAATGCTTGAAAGCGCCAAAAATGCAACTGATAAAGCTTTTTCAATAAGTAACAAAAAAGAAATAAATACAATTTTTTGTATAGATTGTATTACTAGAGCTTTATATTTAGATGAAGATTTTAAAATGGAACTTGATACTATTGGACAAAAAGCAAAAATTTCTGGAATATTAAGTATTGGAGAAATTGCTAATACTGGTGAATCTGTTTTAGAAATTTATAATAAAACAATTGCTGTTGCTATATGGTAA
- a CDS encoding YbaB/EbfC family nucleoid-associated protein produces MFGDLSGMMEKLKVTQEKIEATKARLNTVYIDEEAASGKVKVTVTANKLVKNISISEELTDKEEIEDYLVLALNKALEKAQTISDTELAVAAKDGMPNIPGMDMFK; encoded by the coding sequence ATGTTTGGAGACTTATCTGGGATGATGGAAAAATTAAAAGTGACTCAAGAAAAAATTGAAGCCACTAAAGCTAGATTAAATACAGTTTATATTGATGAAGAAGCTGCTAGTGGTAAAGTAAAAGTTACTGTTACAGCAAATAAATTGGTGAAAAATATATCTATTTCTGAAGAGTTAACCGATAAGGAAGAAATTGAAGATTATTTAGTATTAGCCTTAAATAAAGCTTTAGAAAAAGCACAAACAATTAGTGATACAGAACTTGCTGTTGCTGCCAAAGATGGAATGCCTAATATTCCTGGAATGGATATGTTTAAATAA
- a CDS encoding S9 family peptidase: MSGNKIFAPIADKIEKKLITHNDVRIDNYYWLNDREDPKVIDYLNAENKYYSEITAHTKKFQEDLFEEMKSRIKEDDESVPYKKNNYYYTTRFKTGKQYPIYARKKASLDAVEEIMFDVNILAEKHSYFKLAGLSISPNNKYAAFGVDTVGRREYVLQFKDLETGQIFPEKIENTTGGGTWSTDNKTVFYTQKNPTTLRSEKIFRHTLGTDPALDVEVFYEDDETFNTYVSRSKSDKFIIIGSYSTVSTEYRILEADNPTGDFRMFQERERDLEYNIAHYGTSFYVLTNKDNATNFKLMKTSINETSKENWVDVVPHRTDVLLEDISIFKEFLVIEERSNGLNKIRIIRWDDSEDFYLPFNEETYSAGVYYNPEFDTNIIRYGYNSMTTPSSVIDFNVDTKTNDVKKEQEVLGGKFDKNNYKSERIWATSNDGTKIAISLVYKKTTKISKNTPLLLYGYGSYGHTIDAGFSSTRLSLLDRGFIFAIAHVRGSEYLGRSWYENGKLLNKLNTFNDFIDCAKFLIEKQYTSPKHLYASGGSAGGLLIGAVINMSPELFNGVIASVPFVDVLTTMLDDSIPLTTGEYDEWGNPNEKIFYDYMKLYSPYDNVVSQNYPNILVTTGLHDSQVQYFEPAKWVAKLREFKTDNNILVLHTDMEAGHGGASGRFNALKEIARDYSFIIDIEVTQ; the protein is encoded by the coding sequence ATGTCTGGAAATAAAATATTTGCTCCAATAGCAGATAAAATAGAGAAAAAGTTAATTACTCATAATGATGTTAGAATAGATAATTATTATTGGTTAAATGATAGGGAAGACCCAAAAGTAATAGATTATTTAAATGCTGAAAATAAGTATTATTCAGAAATAACAGCACATACCAAAAAATTTCAAGAAGATTTATTTGAAGAAATGAAATCTAGAATTAAGGAAGATGATGAGTCTGTGCCATATAAAAAAAATAATTATTATTACACTACTCGTTTTAAAACGGGCAAACAATATCCAATTTATGCTCGAAAAAAAGCATCATTAGATGCTGTAGAAGAAATAATGTTTGATGTTAATATTTTAGCAGAAAAACATAGTTATTTTAAACTAGCGGGTTTATCAATAAGTCCTAATAATAAGTATGCTGCTTTTGGTGTAGATACTGTTGGTAGAAGAGAATATGTTTTACAGTTTAAAGATTTAGAAACAGGACAAATTTTTCCTGAAAAAATTGAAAACACAACAGGAGGTGGAACCTGGTCTACAGATAATAAGACGGTTTTTTATACACAAAAAAATCCTACAACCTTAAGAAGCGAAAAAATATTTCGTCATACTTTAGGTACAGACCCAGCTCTAGATGTTGAAGTTTTTTATGAAGATGATGAAACGTTTAACACCTATGTAAGTAGATCAAAATCCGATAAATTTATAATAATTGGAAGTTATAGTACTGTATCTACAGAATATAGAATTTTAGAAGCAGATAATCCAACGGGTGATTTTAGAATGTTTCAAGAGCGTGAAAGAGATTTAGAATACAATATAGCACATTACGGTACTAGTTTTTATGTATTAACAAATAAGGATAATGCAACTAATTTTAAGTTGATGAAAACTTCAATTAATGAAACATCAAAAGAAAATTGGGTAGATGTAGTTCCACATAGAACGGATGTTTTGTTAGAAGACATTTCAATTTTTAAAGAATTTTTAGTTATTGAAGAACGTAGCAATGGATTAAATAAAATTAGAATTATACGATGGGATGATTCAGAAGATTTTTACCTTCCTTTTAATGAAGAAACCTATTCGGCAGGCGTTTATTACAATCCAGAATTTGATACAAATATTATTCGTTACGGATATAATTCTATGACTACACCAAGTTCTGTAATAGATTTTAATGTAGATACTAAAACAAACGATGTAAAAAAAGAACAAGAAGTTTTAGGAGGTAAGTTTGATAAAAATAATTATAAAAGTGAACGTATATGGGCAACATCTAACGATGGAACAAAAATAGCCATATCTTTAGTTTATAAAAAAACTACTAAAATTTCAAAAAACACACCACTGCTTTTGTATGGCTATGGTTCTTATGGACATACAATAGATGCTGGCTTTAGTTCAACTAGATTAAGTTTATTAGATAGAGGATTTATTTTTGCAATAGCACACGTAAGAGGTAGCGAATATTTAGGTCGTAGTTGGTATGAGAATGGAAAATTATTGAATAAACTAAATACTTTTAATGATTTTATAGATTGTGCTAAATTTTTAATAGAAAAACAATACACCTCGCCAAAACATTTATATGCAAGTGGAGGATCTGCGGGTGGTTTGTTAATAGGAGCTGTTATAAATATGAGCCCAGAGCTGTTTAATGGTGTAATTGCTTCAGTACCTTTTGTAGATGTGTTAACAACTATGTTAGATGATAGTATTCCGCTAACAACTGGAGAATATGATGAATGGGGAAATCCAAACGAAAAGATATTTTACGATTATATGAAGTTATATTCACCTTATGATAATGTAGTTAGTCAAAATTATCCAAATATTTTGGTAACAACAGGGCTTCATGACTCTCAAGTTCAGTATTTTGAACCAGCAAAATGGGTGGCAAAATTACGAGAATTTAAAACAGACAATAATATTTTAGTCTTACATACTGATATGGAGGCCGGTCATGGCGGGGCTTCGGGTAGGTTTAATGCGTTAAAAGAAATAGCAAGAGACTATAGTTTTATTATTGATATAGAAGTTACTCAATAA
- a CDS encoding PLP-dependent cysteine synthase family protein — protein MIQNKGVTNNILELIGKTPLIRLNTITKDLPGNYFAKYEGFNPGHSMKDRIALHIIEEAERQGLLKEGSTVIETTSGNTGFSMAMVSIIKGYKCILAVNSKASPGKINMLKAMGAKVYVCPAHVKADDPRSYYEVAKRLHAETANSVYINQYFNHLNAEAHYNSTGPEIWEQTNGEITHLVAASGTGGTISGVSKYLKEQNPDVKTLGVDAFGSILKKFHETGEFDKKEIYPYRIEGLGKNLIPTATDFNVIDVFEKVTDEAAAHRARELAVTEGLFTGYTSGAIVQATKQYAEQGMFDENSKVVLILPDHGSRYMEKIYSDEWMKEQGFFDSQKQAHEEVEYIK, from the coding sequence ATGATACAAAATAAAGGTGTAACTAACAATATTTTAGAACTTATAGGTAAAACGCCCTTAATTAGACTTAATACAATAACTAAAGATCTTCCAGGAAACTATTTTGCAAAGTACGAAGGATTTAATCCAGGGCATTCTATGAAAGATAGAATTGCATTGCATATTATTGAAGAAGCAGAAAGGCAAGGACTATTAAAAGAAGGAAGTACTGTAATTGAGACTACATCAGGTAATACAGGTTTTAGTATGGCTATGGTGAGTATTATTAAAGGTTATAAATGCATTTTAGCTGTAAATTCAAAAGCTTCACCAGGTAAAATTAATATGCTAAAAGCTATGGGGGCAAAAGTTTATGTTTGCCCAGCACATGTAAAAGCAGATGATCCAAGGTCATATTATGAAGTAGCTAAAAGATTACACGCAGAAACTGCAAATTCGGTATATATAAATCAATATTTTAACCACTTAAATGCTGAAGCCCATTACAATTCTACAGGACCAGAAATTTGGGAACAAACTAATGGAGAAATTACTCACTTAGTAGCTGCAAGTGGAACAGGAGGAACTATATCGGGTGTTTCAAAATATTTAAAAGAACAAAACCCTGATGTTAAAACATTAGGTGTTGATGCTTTTGGTTCAATTTTGAAAAAATTTCATGAAACAGGTGAGTTTGATAAAAAAGAAATTTATCCATATAGAATAGAAGGTTTAGGTAAAAATTTAATACCTACAGCTACTGATTTTAACGTAATTGATGTTTTTGAAAAAGTAACTGATGAAGCAGCAGCTCATAGAGCTCGAGAATTAGCTGTAACAGAAGGTTTGTTTACAGGCTATACAAGTGGAGCTATTGTTCAAGCTACTAAACAATATGCAGAACAAGGAATGTTTGATGAAAATTCTAAAGTTGTTTTAATATTACCAGATCACGGATCTCGTTATATGGAAAAAATTTATAGTGACGAATGGATGAAAGAGCAAGGTTTTTTTGATTCTCAAAAACAGGCTCATGAAGAAGTAGAATATATTAAGTAA
- a CDS encoding aminotransferase class I/II-fold pyridoxal phosphate-dependent enzyme, producing MKDLFERIVKDKGPLGKWAKQAEGYYVFPKLEGEISNRMKFNGKEVITWSINDYLGLSNHPDVRKADADAAAEYGMAYPMGARMMSGHTKYHEQLEKECAEFVEKEAAYLVNFGYQGMLSAIDALVTKHDVIVYDIDAHACIIDGVRLHHGKRYTYKHNDIESLEKNLQRATKIAEENNGGILVISEGVFGMRGEQGKLKEIVELKEKYNFRLLVDDAHGFGTLGKDGKGTGVEQGVQDDIDVYFATFAKSMAGIGAFFAADKDIIQYLQYNMRSQMFAKSLPMPMVKGALKRLDMLRTMPELKEKLWTNVNALQNGLKENGFNIGRTNTCVTPVFLEGDIPEAMAMVNDLRENYGIFCSIVVYPVIPKGLIILRLIPTATHTLEDVDITIKSFSVIREKLEKGIYKRIAASMV from the coding sequence ATGAAAGATTTATTTGAAAGAATAGTTAAAGATAAGGGTCCATTAGGAAAATGGGCAAAACAAGCAGAAGGCTATTATGTATTCCCTAAATTAGAAGGTGAAATTTCTAATAGGATGAAATTTAACGGAAAAGAAGTAATCACTTGGAGTATTAATGATTATTTAGGCTTATCAAATCATCCAGATGTTAGAAAAGCAGATGCAGATGCAGCAGCTGAATATGGAATGGCATACCCAATGGGAGCTAGAATGATGTCTGGTCATACAAAATACCATGAACAATTAGAAAAAGAATGTGCAGAATTTGTTGAAAAAGAAGCTGCTTATTTAGTGAATTTTGGTTATCAAGGAATGCTTTCTGCAATAGATGCACTTGTAACTAAACATGATGTTATTGTTTATGATATTGATGCGCACGCTTGTATAATTGATGGTGTTAGATTACACCACGGAAAACGTTATACTTATAAACATAATGACATTGAAAGTTTAGAAAAAAACTTACAAAGAGCGACTAAAATTGCTGAAGAAAATAATGGAGGTATTCTTGTAATTTCTGAAGGTGTTTTTGGAATGCGTGGTGAGCAAGGTAAACTAAAAGAAATTGTAGAACTAAAAGAAAAATACAATTTTAGATTATTAGTAGATGATGCACACGGATTTGGAACATTAGGTAAGGATGGAAAAGGTACTGGTGTAGAACAAGGAGTACAAGATGATATTGATGTTTATTTTGCAACTTTTGCAAAATCTATGGCTGGTATTGGTGCTTTCTTTGCAGCAGATAAAGATATTATCCAATATTTACAATACAATATGCGTTCTCAAATGTTTGCAAAATCGTTGCCAATGCCAATGGTTAAAGGTGCTTTAAAACGTTTAGATATGTTGCGTACTATGCCAGAGCTTAAAGAAAAACTTTGGACTAATGTAAATGCGCTTCAAAACGGATTAAAAGAAAATGGATTTAATATTGGAAGAACAAATACTTGTGTAACACCAGTGTTTTTAGAAGGAGATATTCCAGAAGCAATGGCTATGGTAAATGATTTAAGAGAAAATTATGGAATTTTCTGTTCAATTGTTGTTTACCCTGTTATTCCAAAAGGATTAATTATTCTTAGATTAATTCCAACTGCAACTCATACTTTAGAAGATGTTGATATAACTATTAAATCATTTTCAGTTATACGTGAAAAACTTGAAAAAGGTATATATAAACGTATTGCAGCATCAATGGTTTAA
- a CDS encoding PolC-type DNA polymerase III, with amino-acid sequence MLNFFKRKNYPQYWKDHIDKVSNSKKYTNYESIRFVALDTETTGFDYDNDRILCIGAVAIINNKIQVNDSFEVYIKQTIFNKETIKIHGIRKNGTEHKVSEEEALIQFLEYLDDAIIIAHHTKFDITMINQALKRLHIGPIQSKQLDTNYIHKKIATENRFKKLFSLDELCNIYKITMHDRHTASGDALLTALVFLKLTSKFKKNNILNLTELIRTNYYLSQ; translated from the coding sequence ATGCTTAATTTTTTTAAAAGAAAAAACTATCCTCAATATTGGAAAGACCATATAGATAAAGTTTCAAATTCTAAAAAATACACGAATTATGAATCTATAAGGTTTGTGGCTTTAGATACCGAGACCACGGGTTTTGATTATGATAATGATAGGATACTTTGTATAGGAGCTGTAGCTATTATAAATAATAAAATTCAGGTTAATGATTCTTTTGAAGTTTATATAAAACAAACCATTTTTAATAAAGAAACTATTAAAATTCACGGTATAAGAAAAAATGGAACCGAACATAAAGTAAGCGAAGAAGAAGCGTTAATTCAGTTTTTAGAATATTTAGATGATGCTATTATTATTGCACATCACACAAAATTTGATATAACAATGATTAACCAAGCCTTAAAACGTTTACATATTGGTCCAATACAATCTAAACAATTAGATACCAATTATATTCATAAAAAAATTGCAACAGAAAACAGGTTTAAAAAATTATTTAGTTTAGATGAACTTTGTAATATCTATAAAATAACAATGCACGATAGGCATACTGCTTCTGGAGATGCACTTTTAACAGCATTAGTATTTTTGAAGCTCACCTCTAAATTCAAAAAAAATAATATTTTAAATTTAACTGAATTAATAAGGACTAACTATTACCTTTCACAATAA